In Actinomyces weissii, a genomic segment contains:
- a CDS encoding YbjN domain-containing protein — translation MDAQPEPLEGGTPLAGTTPLAATEPGAASAPETAAPLAAAEPGAIAAPGAAAEPVLPLSRERLLAACTEEGWRHRIGPEGELRTTWNLDEFAFYLRGPAQEVLLVRGTWHLGLGLGHLETLRGFIEAQHRLRPWPQAHYELDDDGALRVVTVQALDATVGVTDSQLRQHVLDSVSAAASFFGALATELGVEEEP, via the coding sequence GTGGACGCACAGCCTGAGCCGCTGGAGGGCGGTACGCCGCTCGCTGGCACCACGCCACTAGCCGCCACCGAGCCCGGAGCTGCCTCCGCACCAGAAACCGCCGCACCGCTAGCCGCCGCCGAGCCTGGGGCCATCGCCGCACCGGGAGCCGCCGCCGAGCCGGTCCTGCCCCTGAGCCGGGAACGGCTGCTGGCGGCCTGCACCGAGGAGGGCTGGCGGCACCGTATCGGCCCGGAGGGTGAGCTGCGCACCACCTGGAACCTGGACGAGTTCGCCTTCTACCTGCGCGGGCCCGCCCAGGAGGTGCTGCTGGTGCGCGGCACCTGGCACCTGGGGCTGGGCCTGGGGCACCTGGAGACCCTGCGCGGCTTCATCGAGGCCCAGCACCGGCTGCGCCCCTGGCCTCAGGCCCACTACGAGTTGGACGACGACGGCGCCCTGCGGGTGGTCACCGTCCAGGCCCTGGACGCCACGGTGGGGGTCACGGACTCCCAGCTGCGTCAGCACGTGCTGGACTCAGTCAGTGCCGCCGCCTCGTTCTTCGGGGCGCTGGCCACTGAGCTGGGGGTGGAGGAGGAGCCGTGA
- the sepH gene encoding septation protein SepH — translation MIDLELLGVNGDAIVMTDPDGQRYKLVIDDALRAAVRRDRPAALDSPTTLEAGRTLTPREIQSLLRAGATAEEVASTTGLPLDHVHRFEGPVLAERNWAVEQARACRIGWEKDSPVLGELVVDRLATRGVDPALLEWDAVRDGRAPWEVLLTFVQGAEEKQARWVLDLSSHAVTALDDEARWLTEAASSSRRPLVFDQDSRARGASAQSGGLGTAGATSRSASTAHSPSPASPPSAVTADAAAGPAPSVRRTEQVGSRRPPLHPDSTDALLADLAASRGQRVEPRPLEESGSLPVVGEEKVTEATPQEPDQAAQVVSIAERRRSHSVPTSGRHPAGSRLPQVDDDDATVASPLAAAARHESPTKETEQVLTQEELPDMPVATPPKAVKAASSPTTGSVPAVGRSKRRNRRSVPSWDEIVFGAKPE, via the coding sequence ATGATCGATCTGGAGCTGCTGGGGGTTAACGGCGACGCCATCGTCATGACTGACCCTGACGGACAGCGGTACAAGCTCGTCATTGACGACGCCCTGCGCGCGGCTGTACGCCGTGACCGTCCCGCCGCCCTCGACTCCCCCACCACCTTGGAGGCCGGCAGGACCCTGACCCCGCGGGAGATCCAGTCGCTGCTGCGCGCCGGGGCCACTGCCGAGGAGGTCGCCTCCACCACCGGGCTGCCGCTGGACCACGTGCACCGTTTCGAGGGGCCGGTGCTGGCTGAGCGCAACTGGGCCGTGGAGCAGGCGCGCGCCTGCCGTATCGGCTGGGAGAAGGACTCACCGGTGCTGGGTGAGCTGGTGGTGGACCGTCTGGCCACCCGTGGCGTGGACCCGGCGCTGCTGGAGTGGGACGCGGTGCGTGACGGGCGCGCCCCCTGGGAGGTGCTGCTGACCTTCGTCCAGGGGGCGGAGGAGAAGCAGGCCCGCTGGGTGCTGGACCTGTCCTCCCACGCGGTGACCGCCCTGGACGACGAGGCGCGCTGGCTCACGGAGGCGGCTTCCAGCTCGCGCCGCCCGCTGGTCTTCGACCAGGACTCGCGTGCGCGCGGCGCCTCCGCCCAGAGCGGGGGCCTGGGGACCGCTGGTGCCACCAGCCGGTCCGCGTCGACGGCGCACTCACCTTCCCCGGCCTCTCCTCCTTCGGCGGTGACGGCGGACGCGGCTGCCGGCCCGGCGCCGTCTGTGCGACGGACGGAGCAGGTGGGCTCACGTCGTCCTCCGCTGCACCCGGACTCCACGGACGCGCTGCTGGCTGACCTGGCGGCGAGCCGGGGCCAGAGGGTGGAGCCGCGTCCGCTGGAGGAGTCTGGGTCCCTGCCGGTAGTGGGCGAGGAGAAGGTGACGGAGGCGACCCCGCAGGAGCCGGACCAGGCCGCCCAGGTGGTGTCGATCGCGGAGCGGCGCCGCTCGCACAGCGTGCCGACCAGTGGCAGGCACCCGGCGGGCTCGCGCCTGCCGCAGGTTGATGACGACGACGCCACGGTGGCTTCTCCGCTGGCGGCGGCGGCCCGCCACGAGTCCCCCACCAAGGAGACTGAGCAGGTGCTGACGCAGGAGGAGCTGCCGGACATGCCGGTGGCGACGCCGCCGAAGGCCGTGAAGGCAGCATCTTCCCCGACCACCGGCAGCGTCCCGGCGGTGGGCCGGTCCAAGCGGCGTAACCGCCGGTCGGTGCCCTCCTGGGACGAGATCGTCTTCGGGGCCAAGCCGGAGTAG
- a CDS encoding YbjN domain-containing protein, translating into MSEETAAAASQALTPLTAARLAALLTAQGWHFVTGPDGALLARWGAEVFRFTVTGSNGAILNVLGLMEEPVAAPQLPRLREVLEDWHREHPWPTCFFVPAPDGAAHVGAAVALNCGPGVSDAQLLRQVEVSLSSSFDAFENVRLSLRQAL; encoded by the coding sequence GTGAGCGAGGAGACGGCGGCCGCAGCGTCGCAGGCGCTGACGCCCCTGACGGCGGCGCGTCTGGCTGCGCTGCTGACGGCGCAGGGCTGGCACTTTGTGACAGGCCCGGACGGGGCGCTGCTGGCGCGCTGGGGCGCGGAGGTGTTCCGCTTCACGGTCACAGGCTCCAACGGCGCGATCCTGAACGTGCTGGGGCTGATGGAGGAGCCGGTCGCCGCGCCCCAGCTGCCGAGGCTGCGGGAGGTGCTGGAGGACTGGCACCGGGAGCACCCGTGGCCTACCTGCTTCTTCGTGCCCGCGCCCGACGGCGCCGCCCACGTGGGGGCGGCGGTGGCCCTGAACTGCGGCCCGGGGGTGAGTGACGCCCAGCTGCTGCGGCAGGTGGAGGTGTCCTTGTCCTCCTCCTTCGACGCCTTTGAGAACGTGCGCCTGTCCCTGCGCCAGGCCCTCTGA
- a CDS encoding GNAT family N-acetyltransferase: MAPVYGTEHHAGTGLWSLLRSTPRSTMPSILRWQPLSAQDNPELAALIARAEAVDNPPYRTSEAETAEYFMDPSYAGVAGWDAQGVMRGFGLVRLRPGEEVYASMTGVVDPSWRDRGIGRALLRWQAERARHLIGLERAARAGGAGEPGPGHVVTTVLADDERMKSHLEAMGLRPLRWYQELRRPLSLEVPQVELGAFLSVEPWTPEIDDAVLRAHNAATLESLGEAGRALRLSPEEWAAGRTHVEPAWCFVVMDRSGDRARVAGYLRSARFEQDWEALGWREGYTDMLGVLADYRGRDVGRALLAAAMRAYAADGMDYAAAGVDSDNPTGAADLYEALGYQPMRGTILYGMDV; the protein is encoded by the coding sequence ATGGCCCCGGTCTACGGCACTGAGCACCACGCGGGGACCGGGCTGTGGTCCCTGCTGCGCTCCACCCCGCGCTCCACCATGCCCAGCATCCTGCGTTGGCAGCCCCTGTCCGCGCAGGACAACCCCGAGCTGGCGGCGCTGATCGCCCGGGCCGAGGCGGTGGACAACCCCCCGTACCGCACCAGCGAGGCGGAGACCGCCGAGTACTTCATGGACCCCAGCTACGCGGGCGTCGCCGGGTGGGACGCGCAGGGCGTCATGCGTGGCTTCGGTCTGGTACGGCTGCGCCCTGGGGAGGAGGTGTACGCCTCCATGACCGGTGTGGTGGACCCGTCCTGGCGGGACCGGGGGATCGGGCGGGCGCTGCTGCGCTGGCAGGCGGAGCGGGCCCGCCACCTGATCGGCCTGGAGCGGGCCGCCCGGGCCGGGGGAGCGGGGGAGCCCGGGCCGGGGCACGTCGTCACCACCGTGCTGGCCGACGACGAGCGCATGAAGAGCCACCTGGAGGCCATGGGGCTGCGCCCGCTGCGCTGGTACCAGGAGCTGCGGCGTCCCCTGTCCCTGGAGGTGCCGCAGGTGGAGCTGGGGGCATTCCTGTCTGTAGAGCCGTGGACGCCGGAGATCGACGACGCCGTGCTGCGCGCCCACAACGCGGCCACCCTGGAGTCCCTGGGGGAGGCTGGCCGGGCGCTGCGGCTCAGCCCCGAGGAGTGGGCGGCGGGGCGTACCCACGTGGAGCCCGCCTGGTGCTTCGTGGTGATGGACCGGTCCGGTGACCGGGCGCGCGTGGCCGGGTACCTGCGCTCGGCGCGTTTCGAGCAGGACTGGGAGGCGCTGGGCTGGCGGGAGGGTTACACCGACATGCTGGGGGTCCTGGCGGACTACCGGGGCCGGGACGTAGGCCGGGCGCTGCTGGCGGCGGCCATGCGCGCCTACGCGGCGGACGGCATGGACTACGCGGCCGCCGGGGTGGACTCTGACAACCCCACGGGCGCGGCTGACCTGTACGAGGCCCTCGGCTACCAGCCGATGCGCGGCACCATCCTCTACGGCATGGACGTCTAG
- a CDS encoding DUF7455 domain-containing protein has protein sequence MNATSPAVTESVTPASVSDSPAPASHTDRPLTTADRCDACGAQAYVRVVLSSGELLFCAHHGRKNAAALEQVALFVQDESARLREGE, from the coding sequence ATGAACGCGACCAGCCCCGCCGTCACCGAGTCGGTGACCCCCGCGTCCGTGTCGGACTCCCCCGCTCCCGCCTCCCACACTGACCGCCCCCTGACCACTGCCGACCGCTGTGACGCCTGCGGCGCGCAGGCCTACGTGCGCGTGGTGCTGAGCTCGGGCGAGCTGCTGTTCTGCGCCCACCACGGCCGTAAGAACGCCGCCGCCTTGGAGCAGGTGGCCCTGTTCGTCCAGGACGAGTCGGCCCGCCTGCGCGAGGGCGAGTGA
- a CDS encoding DNA gyrase/topoisomerase IV subunit B, which produces MSVSSSSAPPVASPSDYSARHLSVLEGLEAVRKRPGMYIGSTDQRGLMHCVWEIVDNAVDEALEGHATRIDVTVHADGSIEVRDDGRGVPVDVEPSSGLTGVELVYTKLHAGGKFGGGSYGAAGGLHGVGASVVNALAARMDVEVDRGGRTHAMSFRRGVPGVFTDPSTGPTLAAPFEEFTQATELRVTGKVRRGVTGTRVRYWADPQIFPQPDRYDADALRARLRQTSFLVPGLTLTLRDERSPEAVAAAGSGVGSSGTAETTGLAAARNATEAPGDLFDTGAEDGVEVFQAKGGTADFVDFLATDASVTDTFRLTGEGTFTETVQQLDRRSGHLRPVEVERTCGVDIALRWGIGYDTTERSFVNIIATPMGGTHLTGFEQALTKVLRKQIDANARALKVTARDSRIEKDDILAGLTAVVTVRVPEPQFEGQTKEVLGTAPVRNIVAKVVERELTALLTSSKRDLKSQSRALQEKIVGEMRARVSARMHKEITRRKTALETSTLPAKLADCRSDDVAASELFIVEGDSALGTAKNARNSEFQALLPIRGKILNVQKASQADMLHNAECSAIIQVVGAGSGRTFDLSQARYGKVILMTDADVDGAHIRTLLLTLFFRYMRPMIEAGRVYAAVPPLHRVEVSAQGRRKKEIIYTYSDAELVRTLRRMEKQGRSFKEPQRYKGLGEMDAHQLAETTMEPEHRTLRRITLADEARLAEAENVFELLMGSAVEPRRAFIVQGAEQVDRERIDA; this is translated from the coding sequence GTGTCCGTATCCAGCTCCAGCGCCCCACCGGTGGCCAGCCCCAGCGACTACTCCGCCCGGCACCTGTCCGTGCTCGAGGGCCTGGAGGCCGTGCGCAAGCGCCCCGGTATGTACATCGGCTCCACCGACCAGCGCGGCCTCATGCACTGCGTGTGGGAGATCGTGGACAACGCGGTGGACGAGGCCCTGGAGGGCCACGCCACCCGCATCGACGTCACCGTCCACGCCGACGGCTCCATCGAGGTGCGTGACGACGGGCGCGGCGTGCCCGTGGACGTGGAGCCCTCCAGCGGCCTGACCGGCGTCGAGCTGGTGTACACCAAGCTGCACGCGGGCGGGAAGTTCGGCGGCGGTTCCTACGGCGCGGCAGGCGGTCTGCACGGGGTGGGGGCCTCCGTGGTCAACGCCCTGGCCGCCCGCATGGACGTGGAGGTGGACCGCGGCGGCCGCACCCACGCCATGAGCTTCCGGCGCGGCGTGCCCGGCGTGTTCACCGACCCCTCCACCGGGCCCACCCTGGCCGCCCCCTTCGAGGAGTTCACCCAGGCCACCGAGCTGCGTGTCACCGGCAAGGTGCGCCGTGGCGTGACCGGCACCCGCGTGCGCTACTGGGCCGACCCCCAGATCTTCCCCCAGCCCGACCGCTACGACGCCGACGCCCTGCGCGCCCGCCTGCGCCAGACCTCCTTCCTGGTGCCCGGCCTGACCCTCACCCTGCGTGACGAGCGCAGCCCCGAGGCGGTGGCCGCCGCCGGCTCCGGCGTCGGGAGCAGCGGGACGGCAGAGACCACCGGGCTGGCTGCCGCCAGGAACGCCACCGAGGCCCCCGGGGACCTGTTCGACACCGGGGCCGAGGACGGCGTCGAGGTGTTCCAGGCCAAGGGCGGCACCGCCGACTTCGTGGACTTCCTGGCCACCGACGCCTCCGTGACCGACACCTTCCGCCTCACCGGCGAAGGCACCTTCACCGAGACCGTCCAGCAGCTCGACCGGCGCAGCGGGCACCTGCGGCCCGTGGAGGTGGAGCGCACCTGCGGCGTGGACATCGCCCTGCGCTGGGGGATCGGCTACGACACCACCGAACGCTCCTTCGTCAACATCATCGCCACCCCCATGGGCGGCACCCACCTGACCGGCTTCGAGCAGGCCCTGACCAAGGTGCTGCGCAAGCAGATCGACGCCAACGCCCGCGCCCTGAAGGTCACTGCCCGCGACAGCAGGATCGAGAAGGACGACATCCTGGCGGGACTGACCGCCGTCGTCACCGTGCGCGTGCCCGAGCCCCAGTTCGAGGGGCAGACCAAGGAGGTGCTGGGCACCGCCCCGGTACGCAACATCGTGGCCAAGGTCGTGGAGCGCGAGCTCACCGCCCTGCTCACCTCCTCCAAGCGCGACCTCAAGAGCCAGTCGCGGGCCCTGCAGGAGAAGATCGTCGGCGAGATGCGCGCCCGCGTCTCCGCGCGCATGCACAAGGAGATCACCCGCCGCAAGACCGCCCTGGAGACCTCCACCCTGCCCGCCAAGCTCGCCGACTGCCGCAGCGACGACGTCGCCGCCTCCGAGCTGTTCATCGTGGAGGGCGACTCCGCCCTGGGCACCGCCAAGAACGCCCGCAACTCTGAGTTCCAGGCGCTGCTGCCCATCCGCGGCAAGATCCTCAACGTGCAGAAGGCCTCCCAGGCCGATATGCTCCACAACGCCGAGTGCTCGGCCATCATCCAGGTGGTGGGGGCGGGCAGCGGGCGTACCTTCGACCTGTCCCAGGCCCGCTACGGCAAGGTCATCCTCATGACCGACGCCGACGTGGACGGCGCCCACATCCGCACCCTGCTGCTGACGCTCTTCTTCCGCTACATGCGGCCTATGATCGAGGCCGGGCGCGTCTACGCCGCCGTGCCCCCCCTGCACCGGGTGGAGGTCAGCGCCCAGGGGCGGCGCAAGAAGGAGATCATCTACACCTACTCCGACGCCGAGCTGGTGCGCACCCTGCGTCGCATGGAGAAGCAGGGCCGCAGCTTCAAGGAGCCGCAACGCTACAAGGGCCTGGGCGAGATGGACGCCCACCAGCTGGCCGAGACCACCATGGAGCCGGAGCACCGCACCCTGCGGCGGATCACCCTGGCCGACGAGGCCCGGCTCGCCGAGGCCGAGAACGTCTTCGAGCTGCTGATGGGCTCCGCCGTGGAGCCCCGCCGGGCCTTCATCGTGCAGGGTGCGGAGCAGGTGGACCGCGAACGGATCGACGCCTGA
- a CDS encoding DUF5998 family protein, with translation MVKAARGSGGQQGRAAHDGGAVQAQEAHSAALAWEALAQEVRHAAFYPELVLETLELVLAGEPLQASLVQSETTVADAVHRHLTALALTSTRLVVVHVDDVPRDDGRLGAVATSEAVPVSRIGSVSLSRGVVQPDKDGGQLTEMTIAAAWGAVRRLDLEPTGCADPQCQADHGLSGVSVPDDIVIRVAAGVEGVDALTKAEAFARSLARATAQAAGARL, from the coding sequence ATGGTCAAAGCAGCACGAGGATCCGGTGGTCAGCAGGGCAGGGCCGCACATGACGGCGGGGCCGTCCAGGCACAGGAGGCCCACAGCGCCGCACTGGCCTGGGAGGCGCTGGCCCAGGAGGTGCGTCACGCCGCCTTCTACCCGGAGCTGGTCCTGGAGACCCTGGAGCTGGTCCTGGCCGGGGAGCCCCTGCAGGCCAGCCTGGTGCAGTCGGAGACCACCGTGGCCGACGCCGTCCACCGGCACCTGACGGCCCTGGCGCTCACCAGCACCCGCCTGGTGGTGGTGCACGTAGACGACGTCCCCCGGGACGACGGCAGGCTGGGGGCGGTGGCCACCAGCGAGGCCGTGCCCGTCTCCCGCATAGGCTCCGTGTCGCTGAGCCGGGGCGTGGTCCAGCCGGACAAGGACGGCGGCCAGCTCACGGAGATGACCATCGCCGCGGCCTGGGGGGCCGTACGGCGCCTTGACCTGGAGCCCACCGGCTGCGCCGACCCCCAGTGCCAGGCGGACCACGGCCTGTCGGGCGTGTCCGTGCCGGACGACATAGTCATCCGGGTGGCCGCCGGGGTCGAGGGCGTGGACGCCCTGACCAAGGCAGAGGCCTTCGCCCGCAGCCTCGCCCGCGCTACCGCCCAGGCCGCCGGGGCCCGCCTGTGA
- a CDS encoding DNA gyrase/topoisomerase IV subunit A — MSPKSTTAAPPPVDGEIVEQDLSTEMRSSYLEYAYSVIYARALPDARDGLKPVQRRILFQMDRMGLRPDKPHVKSSRVVGDVMGRLHPHSDVAIYEALVRLAQPFTLRLPLVDGHGNFGSLDDGPAASRYTEARLAAPALALTADIDEDTVDFSPNYDYTLTEPDVLPAAFPNLLVNGTYGIAVGMASNMPPHNLGEVVAAARHLVSHPQATLEDLMAFVPGPDLPTGGMIVGLDGVREAYRTGRGVFRTRATARIENLTARKKGIVVTELPYLVGPEKVIAKIKEAVSAKKLQGVTDVADLTDRKNGTRLVIGVKNGYNPEAVLAQLYKHTPLEDSFGINNVCLVDGRPSTLGLRELLDVFVRHRLVVVERRTRFRLARRQERQHLVDGLLVAILNIDEVIELIRSSEDAATARARLMQVFDLTDPQATYILELQLRRLTKFSVLELEKEREELAQEIAELEAILADDSLLRRVVSEELAQVAERFGTPRRTVLLEAPGVGAVAAGGGAASARGGVAGAAGVAGAGGALAAQQAAMTALVGAKDVPLTIPDDPCRVLLSATGLLVRTSGSQPVPRSGPRQAHDALTSQVPGTARGQVGVVTDAGRLVRLDVVQVPEVPRLEGAPSLAGGTPAGLLVDLLPDERVVGLAPVGPGAEAPITLATAQGVVKRVKPGDEPARGDSWEVISLAEGDRVVFAGAAADTDLLVLVTSDAQLLRFEAAKVRPQRRGAGGMAGISLRPGARVIAAASVPAELLAEAVVVTVAASQGALPGMGSGSVKVSPLDRYPAKGRATGGVRAQRFLRGEDELVLAWAGVGPARAVGAGGQAVTLPEVDERRDASGSPLSAPIAALG, encoded by the coding sequence ATGTCGCCAAAGTCCACGACCGCCGCCCCGCCACCCGTAGACGGTGAGATCGTCGAGCAGGACCTGTCCACCGAGATGCGCAGCTCCTACCTGGAGTACGCCTACTCGGTCATCTACGCCCGCGCCCTGCCCGACGCCCGCGACGGCCTCAAGCCCGTCCAGCGGCGCATCCTGTTCCAGATGGACCGCATGGGGCTGCGGCCGGACAAGCCCCACGTGAAGTCCTCCCGCGTCGTCGGTGACGTCATGGGCCGCCTGCACCCCCACAGCGACGTCGCCATCTACGAGGCCCTGGTGCGCCTGGCCCAGCCCTTCACCCTGCGTCTGCCGCTGGTCGACGGGCACGGCAACTTCGGCTCCCTGGACGACGGTCCCGCCGCCTCCCGCTACACCGAGGCCCGCCTGGCCGCCCCCGCCCTGGCCCTGACCGCCGACATCGACGAGGACACCGTCGACTTCTCCCCCAACTATGACTACACCCTCACCGAGCCCGACGTCCTGCCCGCCGCCTTCCCCAACCTGCTGGTCAACGGCACCTACGGCATCGCCGTCGGCATGGCCTCCAACATGCCGCCCCACAACCTGGGGGAGGTAGTGGCCGCCGCCCGGCACCTGGTCTCCCACCCCCAGGCCACCCTGGAGGACCTGATGGCCTTCGTGCCCGGCCCCGACCTGCCCACCGGCGGCATGATCGTGGGGCTCGACGGCGTGCGCGAGGCCTACCGCACCGGCCGCGGCGTCTTCCGCACCCGCGCCACCGCCCGCATCGAGAACCTCACCGCCCGCAAGAAGGGCATCGTGGTCACCGAGCTGCCCTACCTGGTGGGGCCCGAGAAGGTCATCGCCAAGATCAAGGAGGCCGTCTCCGCCAAGAAGCTCCAGGGCGTCACCGACGTCGCCGACCTCACCGACCGCAAGAACGGCACCCGCCTGGTGATCGGCGTCAAGAACGGCTACAACCCCGAGGCCGTGCTCGCCCAGCTCTACAAGCACACGCCCCTGGAGGACTCCTTCGGCATCAACAACGTGTGCCTGGTGGACGGGCGGCCCTCCACCCTGGGCCTGCGCGAGCTGCTGGACGTGTTCGTGCGCCACCGCCTGGTGGTCGTGGAGCGGCGCACCCGCTTCCGCCTGGCCCGGCGCCAGGAGCGCCAGCACCTGGTGGACGGGCTGCTCGTGGCGATCCTCAACATCGACGAGGTGATCGAGCTGATCCGCTCCTCGGAGGACGCCGCCACCGCCCGCGCCAGGCTCATGCAGGTCTTCGACCTCACCGACCCGCAGGCCACCTACATCCTGGAGCTCCAGCTGCGCCGCCTGACCAAGTTCTCCGTGCTGGAGCTGGAGAAGGAGCGGGAGGAGCTGGCCCAGGAGATCGCCGAGCTGGAGGCGATCCTAGCCGACGACTCGCTCCTGCGCCGCGTGGTCTCCGAGGAGCTGGCGCAGGTGGCGGAGCGCTTTGGCACGCCGCGGCGCACCGTGCTGCTGGAGGCTCCCGGCGTGGGGGCTGTGGCTGCCGGTGGAGGGGCGGCGTCCGCGCGGGGCGGGGTGGCTGGTGCGGCTGGTGTGGCCGGTGCAGGCGGCGCGCTGGCGGCGCAGCAGGCAGCCATGACGGCGCTGGTGGGGGCCAAGGACGTGCCCCTGACCATCCCCGACGACCCCTGCCGGGTACTGCTGTCCGCCACCGGGCTGCTGGTGCGCACCAGCGGCTCCCAGCCGGTGCCCCGCTCCGGCCCCCGCCAGGCCCACGACGCCCTGACCAGCCAGGTTCCCGGCACGGCGCGGGGGCAGGTCGGGGTGGTGACCGACGCCGGGCGGCTCGTGCGCCTGGACGTGGTGCAGGTCCCGGAGGTGCCGCGCCTGGAGGGGGCGCCGTCCCTGGCCGGAGGCACCCCGGCGGGTCTGCTGGTGGACCTCCTCCCCGACGAGCGGGTCGTGGGGCTGGCGCCTGTGGGTCCCGGAGCGGAGGCACCCATCACCTTGGCGACGGCGCAGGGCGTGGTCAAGCGGGTCAAGCCCGGCGACGAGCCTGCCCGCGGCGACTCCTGGGAGGTGATCTCCCTGGCCGAGGGTGACCGGGTGGTCTTCGCGGGCGCTGCGGCGGACACCGACCTGCTGGTGCTGGTCACCAGCGACGCCCAGCTGCTGCGTTTCGAGGCCGCCAAGGTGCGCCCGCAGAGGCGTGGGGCCGGGGGCATGGCGGGCATCTCGCTGCGCCCGGGCGCCCGGGTGATCGCGGCGGCCAGCGTGCCCGCCGAGCTGCTGGCTGAGGCGGTGGTCGTGACGGTGGCCGCCTCCCAGGGGGCGCTGCCGGGCATGGGCTCCGGCTCCGTGAAGGTCAGCCCCCTGGACCGCTACCCGGCCAAGGGACGGGCCACCGGCGGCGTACGGGCGCAGCGTTTCCTGCGGGGTGAGGACGAGCTGGTGCTGGCCTGGGCGGGTGTGGGCCCGGCGCGAGCCGTCGGTGCCGGGGGGCAGGCGGTCACGCTGCCCGAGGTGGATGAGCGCCGGGACGCCTCCGGCTCCCCCCTGAGCGCCCCCATCGCCGCCCTCGGCTAA
- a CDS encoding alkaline phosphatase family protein encodes MSPAQDACPAEPMNPAGPAYRAQPVPHLRELLGASAVAAGLHLADPSPDPLTGATPLRQEEATSLAQALGLLPEDGTTPGAVTVLVDGLGLAQLRERRGHAPTLRRLLAEAEAAPRHGQPGPTAHACHPTTTAAALTTLGTGALPGTTGMAGYSVLHPGLRASLKASTTPHREQVLNLISWEHTSLDARSWQDVPTIFERLQRDPVRTTARSRQDQATAPLAVAVSPARFAGSGLTEAALRGARHRGTDRLEDRAAAAARALREGTPLVYLYVGELDHTGHRYGWTSQEWLSQLESLDRMLAELLRRVPRGTRVLLTADHGMIDTSPNHRLDVAYNPALAQDVTAVAGEPRCLHLYVPDGDQDAAAAVAARWQAELGERALWVGTQAQAAAHLGPLGARAQDVVGDVVVALADNWVAVDSRVHSPEAAALPGVHGSFTTDETEIPLLRTIT; translated from the coding sequence ATGAGCCCAGCACAGGACGCCTGCCCAGCCGAACCCATGAACCCGGCAGGGCCTGCGTACCGGGCGCAGCCGGTGCCGCACCTGCGTGAGCTGCTTGGGGCCAGCGCCGTCGCCGCGGGCCTGCACCTGGCCGACCCCAGCCCGGACCCGCTCACCGGCGCCACCCCCCTGCGCCAGGAGGAGGCCACCAGCCTGGCCCAGGCCCTCGGCCTGCTGCCCGAGGACGGCACCACCCCCGGGGCCGTCACCGTGCTCGTGGACGGCCTGGGGCTCGCCCAGCTGCGCGAGAGGCGCGGGCACGCCCCCACCCTGCGCCGTTTGCTCGCCGAGGCCGAGGCCGCCCCCCGCCACGGCCAGCCCGGGCCCACCGCCCACGCCTGCCACCCCACCACCACCGCCGCCGCCCTGACCACCCTGGGCACCGGGGCGCTACCCGGCACCACCGGCATGGCCGGGTACAGCGTCCTCCACCCCGGGCTGCGCGCCTCCCTCAAAGCCAGCACCACCCCGCACCGGGAGCAGGTGCTCAACCTCATCTCCTGGGAGCACACCTCCCTGGACGCGCGCTCCTGGCAGGACGTGCCCACTATCTTCGAGCGCCTGCAGCGCGACCCCGTCCGCACCACCGCAAGGAGCCGTCAGGACCAGGCCACCGCGCCCCTGGCTGTAGCCGTCAGCCCCGCCCGCTTCGCCGGCTCCGGCCTGACCGAGGCCGCCCTGCGCGGGGCCCGCCACCGCGGCACCGACCGCCTGGAGGACCGGGCCGCCGCCGCCGCCCGCGCCCTGCGCGAAGGCACCCCCCTGGTCTACCTCTACGTCGGCGAGCTCGACCACACCGGGCACCGCTACGGCTGGACCAGCCAGGAGTGGCTCTCCCAGCTGGAGAGCCTGGACCGGATGCTCGCCGAGCTGCTGCGCCGTGTACCCCGCGGCACCCGGGTGCTACTCACCGCCGACCACGGCATGATCGACACCAGCCCCAACCACCGCCTCGACGTCGCCTACAACCCCGCACTCGCCCAGGACGTCACCGCCGTCGCGGGAGAGCCCCGCTGCCTGCACCTGTACGTGCCCGACGGCGACCAGGACGCCGCCGCAGCCGTGGCGGCACGCTGGCAGGCGGAGCTGGGGGAGCGCGCCCTGTGGGTCGGCACCCAGGCGCAGGCCGCCGCGCACCTAGGGCCGCTCGGCGCCCGCGCCCAGGACGTGGTGGGGGACGTGGTCGTGGCCCTGGCAGACAACTGGGTGGCGGTGGACAGCCGCGTCCACAGCCCAGAGGCGGCCGCCCTGCCCGGCGTGCACGGCTCCTTCACCACGGACGAGACCGAGATCCCGCTGCTACGCACCATCACCTAA